A single Cannabis sativa cultivar Pink pepper isolate KNU-18-1 chromosome 7, ASM2916894v1, whole genome shotgun sequence DNA region contains:
- the LOC115696761 gene encoding uncharacterized protein LOC115696761 produces MRALAWNYRGLGNAATVRQLKELIRKSNPKLLILSEARLSQDKFNCLMNKLHFPGICYVPPLGTAGGFSLCWRLGVDWTIQNADKNMITGIIASDPIDRPWMIVRTYGPLAYGEKEAFWKNVGDFIDQCNLPIILMGDLNGTLKDRECLNYVNSSSSTRYSFDLRRMVHRTGLIDLGYLGVTYTWFKKSVDPSGGSSLKRARLDRALASTDWRIAWPNAILSHLTAAFSDHNPILLDTLGGKQCTKPQFKYKMMWERDHLLLWVVKRAWLV; encoded by the coding sequence ATGAGAGCTTTGGCTTGGAACTATCGTGGTCTCGGGAATGCAGCGACAGTTCGACAACTGAAGGAGTTAATCCGGAAGTCGAATCCCAAGTTACTAATCCTCTCTGAAGCTAGGCTTTCACAAGATAAGTTCAATTGCCTCATGAATAAACTTCATTTCCCTGGGATATGCTATGTCCCGCCTCTTGGTACGGCAGGTGGATTTTCTCTCTGTTGGCGGTTAGGAGTGGATTGGACAATTCAGAATGCGGATAAAAATATGATCACTGGAATTATCGCCTCTGATCCTATTGACCGTCCCTGGATGATTGTTAGAACCTATGGGCCTCTGGCTTATGGGGAAAAGGAAGCTTTTTGGAAGAATGTGGGGGATTTCATTGATCAGTGCAACCTCCCTATAATCCTTATGGGTGATCTTAATGGAACTCTAAAAGATAGGGAATGCCTGAACTATGTAAATTCTTCTAGCTCAACACGCTACTCTTTTGATTTGAGACGAATGGTCCATCGCACTGGACTAATTGATTTGGGCTATCTTGGGGTCACATACACTTGGTTTAAGAAAAGTGTCGACCCTTCGGGGGGATCTTCTCTCAAGAGAGCGCGGCTTGATCGTGCACTGGCTTCAACGGATTGGAGAATAGCGTGGCCGAATGCAATCTTATCGCACCTTACAGCCGCCTTTTCAGACCATAACCCCATTCTCTTGGATACTCTAGGAGGAAAACAATGCACAAAGCCCCAGTTCAAATACAAAATGATGTGGGAAAGAGACCATCTCTTGCTCTGGGTGGTTAAAAGAGCATGGTtagtgtga